A genome region from Arthrobacter agilis includes the following:
- a CDS encoding MerR family transcriptional regulator, producing the protein MAQLSEASSIPVATIKLYLREGLLSPGARTSPNQAQYGLSHLRRLKLIQVLVKLGRLSLAAAGEVLDAIDSDLPLIETFGIAQRAATRVVDRASIHDEDLGRIDALIEDWHVHPDGCGRYDAAAALTAFRESGLKATDDWYRRYADAALAVAEADLDLVDAQEGRSAKAETVVVGTVLGDAVFAGLRRAAQEHVSYTRYAQDGTGSPPAPTS; encoded by the coding sequence ATGGCACAACTCAGTGAAGCAAGCTCGATCCCAGTCGCAACGATCAAGCTCTACCTCCGGGAAGGGCTCCTCTCCCCGGGGGCACGGACCAGCCCCAATCAGGCCCAGTACGGGCTGTCCCACCTCCGGCGCCTGAAGCTGATCCAGGTGCTCGTCAAGCTCGGTCGGCTGAGCCTTGCGGCGGCCGGCGAGGTCCTCGACGCCATCGACTCCGATCTGCCGCTGATCGAGACCTTCGGCATCGCCCAGCGGGCCGCCACCCGGGTGGTCGACCGCGCATCGATCCACGACGAGGATCTCGGACGCATCGACGCGCTCATCGAAGACTGGCATGTCCACCCCGACGGCTGCGGACGCTATGACGCCGCCGCCGCACTCACCGCCTTCCGGGAATCCGGGCTGAAGGCCACGGACGACTGGTACCGGCGGTATGCCGACGCGGCGCTCGCCGTCGCGGAGGCCGATCTCGACCTGGTGGACGCCCAGGAGGGGCGGAGCGCGAAAGCCGAGACGGTCGTCGTCGGCACGGTGCTCGGGGACGCGGTGTTCGCCGGGCTGCGCCGCGCAGCCCAGGAGCACGTCT